In the genome of Hymenobacter cellulosivorans, one region contains:
- a CDS encoding sialidase family protein, with the protein MKKTVLTLLGSLLLLSAAAQTKPWKHGILTDEFILEKMPFPESHAATIAETPRGLVTAWFGGTKERNPDVGIWISRQEDGRWTAPVEVANGVQSETLRYPTWNPVLYQVPGGELLLFYKIGPKPSDWKGYLRRSTDDGVTWSAAEALPDGYIGPVKNKPVLLADGRLLSPTSTEGSGGWRVHLEETADNGKTWKMIGPIENGETKGAIQPSILKHKNGQLQLLCRSRDRAILESWSSDQGRTWTPLAKTTLPGNNSGTDAVTLKDGRQLLVYNHVLPPGTLAKGPRTPLNVSVSKDGKTWYAAAILEDSPISQYSYPSVIQTRDGLVHFVYTWRRKSIKHAVLDPKKMKLVKIKDGKWPAIKGYKAPEGAAEITKD; encoded by the coding sequence ATGAAAAAGACAGTTCTGACTTTATTAGGTAGCCTGCTGCTGCTAAGCGCCGCGGCCCAGACCAAGCCCTGGAAGCACGGCATCCTCACCGACGAGTTTATCCTAGAGAAAATGCCCTTTCCGGAAAGCCACGCCGCCACCATTGCCGAAACGCCCCGGGGCCTGGTCACGGCCTGGTTTGGGGGCACCAAGGAGCGTAACCCCGACGTCGGCATCTGGATCAGCCGGCAGGAAGACGGCCGCTGGACCGCCCCGGTGGAAGTAGCCAACGGCGTGCAGAGCGAAACCCTGCGCTACCCGACCTGGAACCCGGTCCTCTACCAGGTGCCCGGCGGCGAGCTGCTGCTCTTCTACAAAATCGGCCCCAAGCCCTCCGACTGGAAAGGCTACCTGCGCCGCTCCACCGACGACGGCGTGACGTGGTCGGCCGCGGAGGCGCTGCCCGACGGCTACATCGGGCCGGTGAAAAACAAGCCGGTTTTGCTGGCCGACGGCCGTTTGCTGAGCCCCACCAGCACCGAAGGCAGCGGGGGCTGGCGCGTACACCTGGAGGAAACCGCCGACAACGGCAAAACCTGGAAAATGATTGGCCCCATCGAAAACGGGGAAACCAAAGGCGCCATTCAGCCCAGCATTCTAAAGCACAAAAACGGCCAGCTCCAGCTGCTCTGCCGCAGCCGCGACCGGGCCATTCTGGAATCATGGTCGTCGGACCAGGGCCGGACCTGGACCCCGCTGGCCAAAACCACGCTGCCCGGCAACAACTCCGGCACCGACGCCGTGACGCTCAAGGACGGCCGTCAATTGCTGGTCTACAACCACGTGCTGCCGCCCGGCACCTTGGCCAAAGGCCCGCGCACCCCGCTGAACGTGTCGGTTTCCAAGGACGGCAAAACCTGGTACGCGGCGGCCATTCTGGAAGACTCGCCCATCAGCCAGTATTCCTATCCGTCGGTGATTCAAACCCGGGACGGGCTGGTGCATTTCGTGTATACCTGGCGGCGCAAGAGCATCAAGCATGCCGTGCTGGACCCGAAAAAGATGAAGCTGGTGAAAATTAAGGACGGCAAATGGCCCGCCATCAAAGGCTACAAAGCCCCGGAAGGCGCCGCCGAAATTACCAAGGACTGA
- a CDS encoding alpha/beta hydrolase family protein, with translation MFKPLYFFAAGLLLTVATTARAQTSDEQYREPLQQVLDEIQQRYGVKIRPDAAMVKDKYVTYAQWRFRPDVEETLRNVLGPLDYQAAKTGDKTYKLKTYQYHLKTPEEGVSQLKELAARYHDQASWEQRKAELRSCIWDALRLSPLPAKPASKPLITNKRTYDGYTVENVALETLPGVYVTGSLYRPLKPTGKIPVIISPDGHFGDGRYRADAQKRCATLARMGALVYSYDLFAWGESLLQFKPEDHRRSLAMTVQALNGLRALDFLLTQKNADTDRVAVTGGSGGGSQTMLLTALDDRIKVGVPVVMLSTYHSGGCPCESGMPVHLCGGGTNNAELAAMAAPRPMLAITDGGDWTAQTPGVVMPYLQNIYGYYGKPGLVQNAHFPKEGHDYGASKRQAMYQFMAQHLALNLRMAQDASGQLDETKVTVEKQEQQLVFGPKGEGLPANAIHSFEALQALFNQTAVPGQADKN, from the coding sequence ATGTTCAAACCGCTTTACTTCTTCGCTGCCGGGCTTCTACTCACGGTTGCTACCACCGCCCGGGCCCAAACCTCGGACGAGCAATACCGCGAGCCGCTGCAGCAGGTGCTCGACGAAATCCAGCAGCGCTACGGGGTGAAAATCCGGCCCGACGCGGCCATGGTCAAGGACAAGTACGTGACCTACGCCCAGTGGCGCTTCCGCCCCGACGTGGAGGAAACCCTGCGCAACGTGCTGGGCCCCCTCGATTATCAGGCCGCCAAAACGGGCGACAAAACTTACAAGCTCAAAACCTACCAGTACCATCTCAAAACGCCGGAAGAAGGCGTCAGCCAGCTAAAAGAGTTGGCTGCCCGCTACCACGACCAGGCCAGTTGGGAACAGCGCAAAGCGGAACTGCGCAGCTGTATCTGGGACGCGTTGCGGCTTTCCCCGCTGCCCGCCAAGCCCGCCAGCAAGCCCCTCATCACGAACAAACGCACGTACGACGGTTACACGGTAGAAAATGTGGCCCTGGAAACCCTGCCCGGCGTGTACGTCACCGGCTCCCTGTACCGCCCGCTCAAGCCCACGGGCAAAATTCCGGTTATCATCAGCCCCGACGGCCACTTCGGCGACGGGCGCTACCGGGCCGATGCTCAAAAGCGCTGCGCCACGCTAGCCCGCATGGGCGCCCTGGTCTACAGCTACGATTTGTTTGCCTGGGGCGAGTCGCTGCTACAGTTCAAGCCCGAGGACCACCGCCGCAGCCTGGCCATGACGGTGCAGGCCCTGAACGGCCTGCGGGCCCTGGACTTTCTGCTAACGCAGAAAAACGCCGATACGGACCGGGTAGCCGTGACCGGTGGCTCGGGTGGCGGCAGCCAGACCATGCTGCTCACCGCCCTCGACGACCGAATTAAAGTCGGTGTGCCAGTAGTCATGCTCTCGACCTACCACAGCGGGGGCTGCCCCTGCGAAAGCGGCATGCCGGTACACCTCTGCGGGGGCGGCACCAACAACGCCGAATTGGCTGCTATGGCCGCCCCGCGCCCCATGCTGGCCATAACCGACGGTGGCGACTGGACCGCCCAGACGCCCGGCGTAGTCATGCCTTACCTGCAGAACATCTATGGCTACTACGGCAAGCCCGGCTTGGTACAGAACGCGCATTTTCCCAAGGAGGGCCACGATTACGGTGCCTCCAAGCGCCAAGCCATGTACCAGTTTATGGCCCAGCACCTGGCCCTGAACCTGCGCATGGCCCAGGATGCCAGCGGCCAGCTAGACGAAACCAAGGTGACCGTGGAGAAGCAGGAGCAACAGCTGGTATTCGGTCCGAAAGGGGAGGGGCTGCCGGCCAATGCCATCCACAGCTTCGAGGCTTTGCAGGCCTTGTTCAACCAGACTGCGGTGCCAGGCCAGGCCGACAAGAATTAG
- a CDS encoding right-handed parallel beta-helix repeat-containing protein, which yields MIRSIPASLLLLLSALTMPARAADIWVAPNGSDRNPGTAAQPLATLTMALRQARDLRRLRDASVQNGVHIWVKGGEYRLAEPWLFRPEDAGTASSPTIIEAAPGEQPVLSGGMSVTGWKKAAAAVPGLPKVAQGQLWVADAPLLAGRTFDFRQLWVNGRKAIRARTPNNDQLPRLLRWDTNKREAWIPAAALGGVKQPGQLEMVLHQMWAVNVLRVKSVVAQGKEARVTFHEPESRIQFEHPWPRPIIDGKNGSSAFYLTNAVELLDKPGEWFYDAARGQLLYWPRPGENLSTAQVIVPALETLVRVSGSLDQPVSYVQFRGLTFAYTTWLRPSEQGHVPLQAGLFMLDAYSLKTPGTPDKKDLENQAWLGRPSAAVELSGAHHTSFTRCRFEHLASAGLDYRSGTHDDAVTGCTFRDIAGNGLQMGKFSDEGTETHLPYNPIDPREICTNEVVENNLLTDCGNEDWGCVGIAAGYVRQTTIRHNEISQVPYTGISLGWGWTKTANAMHDNRLTGNYIHHYAQHTYDVAGIYTLSAQPGTVISENRVEEIGHAPYVHDPDHWFYLYLDEGSSGITVQDNWCPAEKFLANANGPNNVWKNNGPMVSDAIKQAAGLEPAYHDLRATAGK from the coding sequence ATGATCCGCTCGATTCCCGCCAGCCTCCTCCTGCTACTCAGCGCACTGACCATGCCGGCCCGCGCCGCCGACATCTGGGTGGCCCCCAATGGCTCCGACCGCAACCCCGGCACCGCCGCCCAGCCCCTGGCTACCTTGACCATGGCCCTGCGCCAGGCCCGCGACCTGCGCCGTTTGCGCGACGCCTCGGTGCAGAACGGGGTGCATATCTGGGTGAAAGGCGGCGAGTATCGGCTAGCGGAGCCCTGGCTGTTTCGGCCCGAAGACGCCGGCACCGCCAGCAGTCCAACCATTATCGAAGCCGCGCCCGGGGAGCAGCCGGTACTGAGCGGCGGCATGTCGGTGACGGGCTGGAAGAAAGCAGCGGCAGCCGTGCCCGGCCTGCCCAAGGTAGCGCAGGGGCAGCTGTGGGTGGCCGATGCGCCTCTGCTGGCCGGCCGTACCTTTGATTTTCGCCAGCTCTGGGTAAACGGCCGCAAGGCCATCCGCGCCCGCACGCCCAACAACGACCAGCTGCCCCGCCTGCTGCGTTGGGACACCAACAAACGCGAAGCCTGGATTCCGGCCGCCGCGCTGGGTGGGGTGAAGCAGCCGGGCCAGCTGGAAATGGTGCTGCACCAGATGTGGGCCGTCAACGTGCTGCGGGTGAAGTCGGTAGTGGCGCAGGGCAAGGAAGCCCGCGTGACCTTCCACGAGCCCGAAAGCCGCATTCAGTTCGAGCACCCCTGGCCCCGGCCCATCATCGACGGCAAAAACGGCAGCTCGGCCTTCTACCTGACCAACGCCGTGGAGCTGCTGGATAAGCCCGGCGAGTGGTTTTACGATGCCGCCCGCGGGCAGCTACTCTACTGGCCACGCCCCGGCGAAAACCTGAGCACCGCGCAGGTGATAGTCCCCGCCCTCGAGACCCTGGTGCGCGTGTCGGGCTCACTTGACCAGCCAGTCAGCTACGTGCAGTTCCGGGGCCTGACTTTCGCCTATACTACCTGGCTGCGGCCCTCCGAGCAGGGCCACGTACCGCTGCAGGCCGGCTTGTTTATGCTCGATGCCTACTCCTTGAAAACGCCCGGCACTCCCGACAAGAAAGACCTCGAAAACCAGGCCTGGCTGGGCCGCCCGTCCGCTGCCGTGGAGCTGAGCGGGGCCCACCATACCAGCTTCACGCGCTGCCGCTTCGAGCATCTGGCCTCTGCCGGGCTCGACTACCGGAGTGGCACCCACGACGACGCCGTGACGGGCTGCACTTTCCGCGACATTGCCGGCAACGGCCTGCAAATGGGCAAGTTCTCCGACGAAGGCACCGAAACCCACCTGCCTTACAACCCCATCGACCCGCGGGAAATCTGCACCAACGAGGTGGTGGAAAACAACCTGCTGACCGACTGCGGCAACGAGGACTGGGGCTGCGTGGGCATAGCCGCCGGCTACGTGCGCCAGACTACCATTCGCCACAACGAAATCAGCCAAGTGCCCTACACCGGTATTAGCCTGGGCTGGGGCTGGACCAAAACGGCCAACGCCATGCACGATAACCGCTTGACCGGTAATTACATCCACCACTATGCCCAGCACACCTACGACGTGGCCGGCATCTACACGCTGTCGGCCCAGCCCGGCACCGTCATCAGTGAAAACCGGGTGGAGGAAATTGGGCACGCGCCCTACGTGCACGACCCGGACCACTGGTTTTACCTCTACCTCGACGAGGGCTCCTCCGGCATTACGGTGCAGGACAACTGGTGCCCGGCCGAGAAATTTCTGGCCAATGCCAACGGCCCAAACAACGTCTGGAAAAACAACGGGCCGATGGTGTCCGACGCCATTAAGCAGGCCGCCGGCCTGGAGCCCGCCTACCACGACCTGCGCGCTACTGCCGGCAAGTAA
- a CDS encoding alpha-L-rhamnosidase-related protein has translation MLNSRLNRIAFVVALALGGQVRAQQAAKATWIWYPGDYEIWLSNQMQNRRTERGSFFPPFWRLDSHYPLIDFHQDFDLKQAEEVELRAEGQYNVKLDGKLITGYPTRLTVPAGKHRLNIKVYNQQHVPAVFVQGKTIETDGKWLVTYEDKEWIDASGKVSDQSGTTWLTAGSWNFDEAQALPSAFKLKTEPRRAAKVTRNADGSLLVDFGRETFGYVRLHGLQGQGPTTLYFGESKEEALSVEGCETLERLEVNQPQKADKLTTLTKAFRFVNIRPEKGVTVDSVSMLYEYAPLTERGRFRCSDEQLNKIWDVAAYTMQLTSREFFIDGIKRDRWVWSGDAYQSYLMNYYLYFDTPTVNRTTFALRGKDPVTSHVNTIMDYTFYWFIGIYDAYQYTGDKTVVQQLYPRMQSLMDYCLSRRNQDGYMEGLAGDWVFIDWAEGLSKKGEVSFEQLLLCRSLESMALCANVVGDQAGARKYQQLAADLKAKIFATYWNPAKGALVHSRVNGHPTDNVTRYANMFAIFFDYLSQEQEQQVKKSVLLNPQVAKITTPYMRFYELEALCALGEQPYVLKEMKNYWGGMLSEGATAFWEEYDPAKKGTENLSMYGRPFGKSLCHAWGASPIYLLGKYYLGVKPLSAGYATYEVVPTLGGLQWMEGSVPTPQGDIAVRATPKELKVKGASGTGTLRFKSKSKPSVKGAKIQAKGGGQYELQLQPGREYVVRYQAL, from the coding sequence ATGCTGAATTCCCGCCTAAACCGCATTGCTTTCGTCGTGGCCCTGGCGCTGGGTGGGCAAGTACGGGCCCAGCAGGCCGCCAAAGCCACCTGGATCTGGTACCCGGGCGACTATGAAATCTGGCTTAGCAACCAGATGCAAAACCGCCGCACCGAGCGCGGCTCGTTTTTTCCGCCCTTCTGGCGCCTCGACAGCCACTACCCGCTCATCGACTTTCACCAGGACTTTGACCTGAAGCAGGCCGAGGAGGTGGAGCTGCGTGCCGAGGGCCAGTACAACGTCAAACTCGACGGCAAGCTCATCACCGGCTACCCCACGCGCCTGACGGTGCCCGCGGGCAAGCACCGGCTCAATATCAAAGTCTACAACCAGCAGCACGTACCGGCGGTGTTCGTGCAGGGCAAAACCATCGAGACGGATGGCAAGTGGCTGGTGACCTACGAGGACAAGGAGTGGATTGACGCCTCGGGCAAGGTGTCGGATCAGTCGGGCACCACCTGGCTGACGGCCGGGAGCTGGAACTTCGACGAGGCCCAGGCGCTGCCCTCGGCCTTCAAGCTCAAAACCGAGCCGCGGCGGGCCGCCAAGGTCACGCGCAACGCCGACGGCAGCCTGCTGGTGGATTTCGGGCGCGAAACCTTCGGCTACGTGCGCCTGCACGGGCTGCAAGGGCAGGGGCCGACGACCCTGTACTTCGGCGAGTCGAAGGAGGAGGCGCTGAGCGTGGAAGGCTGCGAGACGCTAGAGCGCCTGGAGGTAAACCAACCGCAGAAGGCCGACAAGCTCACGACGCTGACCAAGGCCTTCCGCTTCGTGAACATCCGGCCGGAAAAGGGCGTGACCGTGGATTCAGTGTCCATGCTCTACGAGTACGCGCCGCTAACGGAGCGGGGGCGGTTCCGGTGCTCGGATGAGCAGCTCAACAAGATCTGGGACGTGGCCGCCTACACCATGCAGCTGACGAGCCGGGAGTTTTTCATCGACGGCATCAAGCGGGATAGATGGGTGTGGTCGGGCGACGCCTACCAGAGCTACCTGATGAACTACTACCTGTACTTCGACACGCCGACGGTGAACCGCACCACCTTCGCTTTGCGCGGCAAGGACCCGGTGACCAGCCACGTGAACACCATCATGGACTACACCTTCTACTGGTTTATCGGCATCTACGACGCCTACCAGTACACCGGCGACAAAACCGTGGTGCAGCAGCTCTACCCGCGCATGCAAAGCCTGATGGACTACTGCCTGAGCCGGCGCAACCAGGACGGCTACATGGAAGGCCTGGCCGGCGACTGGGTGTTCATCGACTGGGCTGAGGGCCTGAGCAAAAAGGGCGAAGTCAGCTTTGAGCAGCTGCTCTTGTGCCGCAGCCTGGAAAGCATGGCTTTGTGCGCCAACGTGGTAGGCGACCAGGCCGGCGCCCGGAAGTACCAGCAGCTGGCCGCTGATCTGAAAGCCAAGATTTTCGCCACCTACTGGAACCCCGCCAAGGGCGCCCTGGTGCACAGCCGCGTCAACGGCCATCCCACCGACAACGTGACGCGCTACGCCAACATGTTCGCCATCTTCTTCGACTACCTCAGCCAGGAGCAGGAGCAGCAGGTGAAAAAATCAGTGCTGCTGAACCCGCAGGTGGCCAAAATCACCACGCCCTACATGCGCTTCTACGAGCTGGAAGCCCTCTGTGCCCTGGGCGAGCAGCCCTACGTGCTCAAGGAAATGAAGAACTATTGGGGCGGCATGCTCAGCGAAGGCGCCACCGCGTTCTGGGAAGAATACGACCCCGCGAAGAAGGGCACCGAGAACCTTTCCATGTACGGCCGGCCCTTCGGCAAAAGCCTCTGCCACGCCTGGGGCGCCAGCCCGATCTACCTGCTGGGTAAGTACTACCTGGGCGTCAAGCCTCTGTCGGCCGGCTACGCTACCTACGAAGTGGTGCCCACGCTCGGCGGCCTGCAGTGGATGGAAGGTTCGGTGCCCACGCCCCAGGGCGACATTGCCGTGCGCGCCACGCCCAAGGAATTGAAAGTAAAAGGCGCCAGTGGTACCGGTACGCTACGCTTTAAAAGCAAAAGCAAGCCCAGCGTCAAAGGCGCCAAAATCCAAGCGAAAGGAGGCGGGCAGTACGAGCTGCAGCTGCAGCCCGGCCGCGAGTACGTGGTACGGTATCAGGCCCTCTGA
- a CDS encoding TetR/AcrR family transcriptional regulator, which translates to MSKAERTRQFIIEQTAPIFNKQGYVGTSLNDLTAATGLTKGAIYGNFENKEEVALAAFDYNLGLVHEGLNAGLYSAATVREKLLAMPRFYREAYPTFCQRGGCPVLNAAIETDDAPPTALRQRVQDSLARWHRNVVRLIEQGQQTGEIQPAAEAGRYATLFIALTEGGIMVAKATGDAKALYTSLAHIEQLIEKELVVR; encoded by the coding sequence ATGTCCAAAGCCGAGCGCACCCGCCAGTTCATCATCGAGCAGACCGCCCCGATTTTCAACAAGCAGGGCTACGTGGGTACCTCCCTCAACGACCTGACGGCCGCCACTGGCCTCACCAAGGGCGCCATCTACGGCAACTTCGAAAACAAGGAGGAAGTGGCCCTGGCCGCCTTCGATTACAACCTGGGGCTGGTGCACGAAGGCCTGAACGCGGGCCTCTACAGCGCCGCCACCGTGCGCGAGAAGCTGCTGGCCATGCCCCGTTTCTACCGCGAGGCTTACCCGACGTTCTGCCAGCGCGGCGGCTGCCCGGTGCTCAATGCCGCCATCGAAACCGACGACGCGCCGCCCACGGCCTTACGCCAGCGGGTGCAAGACAGCCTGGCCCGCTGGCACCGCAACGTGGTGCGCCTCATCGAACAGGGCCAGCAGACCGGCGAGATTCAGCCCGCGGCTGAGGCGGGCCGCTACGCTACTTTGTTTATTGCCCTGACCGAAGGCGGAATCATGGTGGCCAAAGCCACCGGCGACGCCAAGGCGCTCTACACCAGCCTGGCCCACATCGAGCAGCTCATCGAAAAGGAGCTGGTGGTACGCTGA
- the fabF gene encoding beta-ketoacyl-ACP synthase II codes for MPELKRVVITGVGALTPIGNTAAAFGQALRAGVSGAGPITRFDAAKFKTRFACEVKGFEPLSFFEKAEARKYDLFTQYALVAADEAIRHAGLEFGTLNRNRIGVIWGSGVGGLGTVQEQLLEFARGDGTPRFNPFLGTKMLVNIAAGLISIRYGLRGLNFTTVSACATSTTAIIEAFNYLRWGQADVLIAGGSEAAINEVGVGSYNALRALSTRNDDPATASRPFDQARDGFVVGEGAGALVLEEYEHARRRGATILAEVVGGGMAADAYHLTGTHPEGEGAYLSMQAALDDAGLHAAQIDYLNAHATSTGLGDASELQAITRVFGPAPHLHISATKSMTGHLLGAAGAVEAIACVQAVQDDAVPPTINTREPEAEFAHLQLTLGQAAYRPVSYAMSNSFGFGGHTATLIVRKYQGH; via the coding sequence ATGCCTGAGCTAAAACGAGTGGTCATTACCGGCGTCGGGGCGCTGACGCCCATTGGAAACACAGCCGCAGCCTTCGGGCAGGCCCTGCGCGCGGGCGTCAGCGGGGCCGGGCCTATCACCCGCTTTGATGCGGCCAAGTTCAAGACCCGCTTTGCCTGCGAAGTAAAGGGCTTTGAGCCGCTGAGCTTTTTCGAAAAGGCTGAGGCGCGCAAGTATGACCTGTTTACCCAGTACGCGCTGGTAGCTGCCGACGAAGCCATTCGCCACGCCGGCCTCGAATTCGGGACGCTGAACCGCAACCGGATCGGCGTGATCTGGGGTTCGGGCGTGGGCGGACTGGGCACCGTACAGGAACAGTTGCTGGAGTTTGCCCGCGGCGACGGTACCCCGCGCTTCAATCCCTTTCTGGGCACCAAGATGCTGGTTAACATTGCCGCTGGACTGATTTCCATCCGCTACGGGCTGCGCGGGCTGAACTTCACTACCGTTTCGGCCTGCGCCACCTCCACCACGGCTATCATTGAGGCTTTTAACTACCTGCGCTGGGGCCAGGCCGATGTACTGATTGCGGGCGGTTCGGAAGCGGCTATTAATGAAGTCGGGGTGGGCAGCTACAACGCTCTGCGCGCCCTTTCGACTCGCAATGACGACCCGGCCACTGCCTCCCGGCCCTTTGACCAGGCCCGCGACGGGTTCGTGGTAGGCGAGGGAGCCGGAGCCTTGGTGCTGGAAGAATACGAGCACGCCCGGCGGCGCGGAGCCACCATTCTAGCCGAAGTAGTTGGCGGAGGCATGGCCGCCGACGCCTACCACCTCACTGGCACCCACCCCGAAGGCGAAGGCGCTTACCTGAGCATGCAGGCCGCCCTGGACGACGCCGGTCTGCACGCCGCCCAAATCGACTACCTGAACGCCCATGCCACTTCTACCGGTCTGGGGGATGCTTCCGAGCTACAGGCCATAACGCGGGTATTCGGGCCGGCGCCCCACCTGCATATCAGCGCCACCAAATCCATGACCGGCCACCTGTTGGGAGCAGCCGGGGCGGTGGAAGCCATTGCCTGCGTGCAGGCCGTGCAGGATGACGCAGTGCCGCCGACCATCAATACCCGGGAGCCCGAGGCCGAGTTTGCGCACCTGCAACTCACGCTGGGGCAGGCCGCTTACCGCCCCGTGTCCTACGCCATGAGCAATTCCTTTGGCTTTGGCGGGCACACGGCTACGCTCATCGTGCGCAAGTACCAGGGCCACTAA
- a CDS encoding SDR family oxidoreductase: protein MKTINHTALITGGGSGIGLAIARVLSQQGNRVIITGRNEARLQQAAAELPGVTPIACDVNDAASVRRLVERIEAEFGELSLLVNNAGHAAAYELLPGAGAHAMAEAEMQTNYLAVVRLTEALLPVLQRQPEAAVVNVSSIVAFVPSAIVPTYTASKAALHSYTQSLRHTLSQHLPGVKVFELMPPLVDTEFSAVIGGANGIAPRQVAEALLTALEQDVFEIHVGQTADLYRLALANPAQAFAVMNSRFQAAGAH from the coding sequence ATGAAAACCATCAATCACACGGCTCTTATTACCGGCGGCGGCTCGGGCATCGGGCTGGCTATTGCGCGTGTACTGAGCCAGCAGGGCAACCGCGTCATCATCACCGGCCGCAACGAAGCGCGCCTGCAGCAGGCCGCCGCCGAGTTGCCCGGCGTCACGCCCATTGCCTGCGACGTAAACGACGCGGCGTCGGTGCGCCGGTTAGTAGAGCGGATCGAAGCTGAGTTTGGGGAATTGAGCCTGCTGGTCAATAATGCTGGGCACGCCGCGGCCTACGAGTTGCTGCCTGGGGCCGGGGCCCACGCCATGGCCGAGGCCGAAATGCAAACCAACTACCTGGCTGTCGTCCGGCTGACTGAAGCCCTGTTGCCGGTGCTGCAGCGCCAGCCCGAGGCGGCGGTGGTAAACGTGTCGAGCATCGTGGCTTTCGTGCCCTCGGCCATCGTCCCGACCTATACGGCCAGCAAGGCGGCGCTGCATTCCTACACCCAGAGCCTGCGCCACACCCTGAGCCAGCACCTGCCGGGCGTGAAGGTGTTTGAGCTGATGCCGCCGCTGGTGGATACCGAGTTTTCGGCCGTCATTGGTGGGGCTAATGGCATTGCGCCCCGGCAGGTGGCCGAAGCCTTGCTGACGGCCCTGGAGCAGGACGTGTTCGAAATCCACGTGGGGCAAACTGCCGACCTCTACCGCCTCGCTCTGGCCAACCCGGCCCAGGCCTTTGCCGTGATGAACAGCAGGTTCCAGGCTGCCGGAGCCCACTAA